The genome window CTGTGGCAGGGCCGCAAGACCGATGAGGTGATGGACGATATCGACCCGTTCTGGGACTGGATCGCCGCGCAGCACGAGGGGCTGCTGCAAGCCGACACGCAAGGCTTTTTCGAGGGGTATGACCGTGTCCTTGCGCTCTGAGCTACGCCTCGACCTCTTCCCAGCTCCCGTCGCGCGCCATGACGCTGACAACCTGCACCCCGGCCTCGTCGGCAGCCACCACCACCACCGGCCCCGCCGCGCCCTCTGCCTCCTCGATCAGCGCATCGAGCAGCTCGCAGTGAAAGGTGTTGCAGATCCCGGCCCGATGACTGCGCGGCAGGGTGCAGCCCATCGGCCCCTGAAACAGGCAGCCCCCGGCGCTGCTCTCTTCGGGAAAATGCGCCTCGTAGCGCGCCAGCACCGCCTCCTTCGTCAGCCCGGGCTCGGCCCGGCGAAAGCCCTGGATCGTGCCCAGTTTCACGAAGGCCATCTGCCCGAAGCCCCTGATGCAGCAGCTCCCCCGGCAAGACGCACAGGCCCGCCCCACCACGTCGGGCTCCTCCGGCTCCTGCGCCTTGCGGTCGTAGACATCCCCGATCGCCTCCACATCGACCCGGAAGGCCTCGTCGCAGAGCCGCGCCACATGGGCCAGAAACGCGGCGCGCCGGCCCTCCTCGGCCGCCACCAGCACCGGCACCCGGTGCGTCACTGCACCCAGCAGCGGCCTGGCACCGGCACCATCCTCGGCCTGCACCCGGGCCAGCACGGGCGCAACGGCCTCCGCCACCCGCGCCCGCGCCGCGCCGGCCTCCACGCGCCGCGCGTCCACAGCCCTCTCGGCCGCCGCCCGGCTGTTCGCGAGGGCACAGAGCGGCCTGCCGCAATGGCCCGCCACCGGATGGGCCATCGCGTCATCGCAGTATGGGCAGTTCGCCTCGCCGGACCGCATCGGCACTCTCCTTCACAGGACGCCCTGCCAGCCTATGCCCCCGCCCCGGCATTGACAAACCGCGGCCCAGCCGCAAAACCACGACCAAACCCACCAAGGAGCCCGAAATGGCCGCGCTGAAACTCAAGAAGGGTCTGTCGAAGCATTCCGCCTACGACCTGAAGGACCCCAACGCCGAAGTGATCGAAACCCACACCCTCGCGGTGCTGGTCGAAAACGAGGCCGGGGTGCTGGCGCGGGTGATCGGGCTGTTCTCGGGCCGGGGCTACAACATCGAAAGCCTCACCGTGGCCGAGGTCGACCACGAGGGCCACCGCTCGCGCATCACCATCGTCACCACCGGCACCCCCGGGATCATCGAGCAGATCAAGGCCCAGCTCGGCCGCCTCGTGCCGGTCCACGAGGTCCACGACCTCACCGTCGAAGGCCCCGCCGTCGAGCGCGAACTGGCGCTGTTCATGGTGGCGGGCGAAGGCGAAAAGCGCGTCGAAGCCCTGCGCCTGGCCGATATCTTCCGCGCCAACGTGGTCGACAGCACGCTGCACAGCTTCATCTTCGAGATGACCGGCCCCTCCGAAAAGATCGACGCCTTCGCCGACCTCATGCGCCCCCTCGGCCTGAGCGAAATCGCCCGCACCGGCGTCGTGGCGCTCTCACGCGGCGAAAAGGGCTGATCGGCCCCCGTAGGGCGGGACTTGTCCCGCCCTCACCCGCCAGCAGGCACCCGGCCTATTTCTCCAGAACCAGCGTCATCCGGCAGCTGAACAGCCCACGCTGCGCCATCTCCCGTGCCATCGCCACCGGGTAGCTCTGCCGTGCCCGCACCGCCGCGCCCCGGCATTTTTGCAGTGCCACCGCCTTCGCCTCCGCCCCGCTGCCAAGGTTGCTCGCCCCGCCCCAGGCCCCTTCGGGCGTATTGGCAAAGGCCGACCAGCGGCCATGTCGAAGGCTCCGGAAGCGGTCCACCATCACGTTCGCCAGCGTCCCCGAATTGGCAATCCGCCCCTTCGGCCCGGCATTCACGCCCCGAGGCATGATTTCCGCATGGGGCACGCAGGCCTGCCGCGCCCGCCGCTCGCAGCCCAGCCGGGCGATCAGATGCGCCGCTGCCGCCGAGCTTGCGCCCGCATGGCCGTGGGCCACGTCGCCCGAGCGGCTCACGTAGAAGGCCCCGTAGTAGTCATGCGAATGTCCGAAGCGCGCCAACGCGGCCTCCTGCTGCGGCCCGAGGGCCTTCACCGCCCGCACCGCCACCTTCCCGGCGGTTTCGAGACGCACCTGCGCGGCGGCCTGCTGGGGCAGCGCGAGGCTGAGTGCGATGATGGCGGCGATCCTGGCAAATGCTGTCATGGGGCTGGCTCCTCTGTTGCCCCGAAGCTCGCCCCTGGCCGCGCCGAAAATGGGGCAAAGCCCTGCCCCGGGCGTGGCCCATCGCTAAAATCCAATCCATCCGCCCGCGTTCTAACGGCAGGCCAGCGCCTCGCCAAACGCCTCTTCCGGCCAGCCCGTCAGCCGCACGCCGCCCGGCCCGGCGCAGAGGAGCTGCGGGTCGTTCCCCGCATCCACCGCGTAGCCGCAGACCAGCTGCATGCCAAAGAGCCGCCCCTTCAGCCGCCAGCTCTCGTGCTCCCGCCGCCAGCGCAGCGTGCCCGCCGGACCGGCGCAGCCCTCCGCCTTCAGCCCGCGCCTCTGCACCCGAAGCGCGAGCGGCTCGGCCATCAGCGCCCCGTCCGCCCCCCGGCCCACCATCTCGTAGGTCTCTTCGAAAAACCCGAGCTCCGGCCCGTTCTCCGGCCCCGCCGCCAGCGCCGCCCCCGCGCTCATCGCCCAGATCACCAGCCACCGCATCGCCGCACCCCTCTTGTTGCTACCGCCCCCCGAGTGTATCCGACCCTCGACCGCTGACCAGACGCGAAAGGCGCACCCATGATCCCCCGCTATTCCCGCCCCGAGATGACCGCCATCTGGGAACCCGCCACCAAGTTCCGCATCTGGTATGAGATCGAGGCCCACGCCTGCGACGCCATGGCAAACCTCGGGGTGATCCCGCGCGAGAATGCCGAGGCCGTCTGGAAAGCCAAGGACGTCGAATTCGACGTCGCCCGCATCGACGAGATCGAAGCCGTCACCAAGCATGATGTCATCGCCTTCCTGACCCATCTGGCCGAACACGTCGGCTCCGAAGAGGCCCGCTTCGTCCATCAGGGCATGACCTCCTCGGATGTGCTCGACACCTGCCTCAACGTCCAGCTCACCCGCGCCGCCGACATCCTGCTCGACGATATGGATGGCCTGCTCGAAGCCCTCAAGAAACGCGCGATGGAGCACAAGCATACCGTCCGCGTCGGCCGCTCCCACGGCATCCACGCCGAGCCGACGACAATGGGCCTCACCTTCGCCCGCTTCTACGCCGAGATGGATCGCAACAAGGCCCGCCTCAAGGCCGCCCGCGAAGAGATTGCCACAGGGGCCATCTCCGGCGCCGTCGGCACCTTCGCCAACATCGACCCGGCGGTGGAAGAACACGTCTGCGCCAAGCTCGGCCTGCACCCCGAGCCGATCTCCACCCAAGTGATCCCCCGTGACCGCCACGCCATGTTCTTCGCCGTCCTCGGGGTGATCGCCTCGAGCATCGAAAACGTCGCCATCGAGATCCGCCATATGCAGCGCACCGAGGTGCTGGAAGGCGCCGAGTTCTTCTCCATGGGCCAGAAGGGCAGCTCCGCCATGCCCCACAAGAAGAACCCGGTGCTGACCGAAAACCTCACCGGCCTCGCCCGGCTCGTCCGCATGGCCGTGATCCCGGCAATGGAAAACGTGGCCCTCTGGCACGAGCGCGACATCTCCCACTCCTCCGTCGAGCGCGCCATCGGCCCCGACGCCACCATCACGCTGGACTTCGCCCTGAAACGCCTCACCGGCGTCATCGACAAGATGCTGATCTTCCCCGAGAACATGCTCGACAACATGAACAAGTTCCCCGGCCTCGTGATGAGTCAACGCGTCCTCCTCGCCCTAACCCAGGCCGGCGTGAGCCGCGAAGACGCCTACGCCATGGTCCAGCGCAACGCCCTGAAGGTCTGGGAAGACCGCGTCGATTTCCGCGAACAGCTGCTGGCCGACGCCGATGTGGTCGCCGCTCTCGGAGAAGAGGCCATCAACGAGAAGTTCGACATGGGCTACCACACCAAACACGTCGACACGATCTTCACCCGCGTCTTCGGCTAATCGGATAAGTGGTGGGGTCCACCATCCCTACAGGCCGCCTGTAGGCCACCTGGATCCCACCCCAAACTGCCCAAATCCCGTCTCCGATTTCACACCCCGGGATCGCTCCGCGACGCCCGCGGCAAAGGCTCCTTGATAAGCCTCAAAGAGCCCATGTCACCGCACGCCACGCCCCGGGAAAACCGCACCCCTGCTCATTTTCTTGCTGAAAATATCTCCGGGGGGTGCGGGGGGCTGGCCCCCCGCCGCACGACGTCACCCAGAGAACTCACGCCCCAGGCAACCCAACCCCCCGCAACATACCGTAGAGCGGGACTTGTCCCGCCCCGGCCTCAGCTCTCAGGCTCCACGTAAACGCCCTGCTCCTTCAGCGCGTCCACAACCTCTTTGGGCATGTAGGTCTCGTCATGCTTGGCCAAAATCTCCGTGGCCCTGAACACCCGACCGTCATAGCTGCCGGTGCCCACCATGCCCTGCCCCTCGCCAAAGAGGTCGGGCAGGATGCCGGTGAACTCCACCGGCACCACCGCGCCGCCATCGGTGACTGAAAAGCGCACCGTCTCCCCCTCGCCGCGCACGATCGAGCCCTCTTCCACCAGCCCGCCGATGCGGAACACCTCATTCGGGCTGGGCGGGCTCTCCATCACCTGGCTGGGCGAGCGGAAGAAGTTGATACCATCCTTGAAGCCATAGCCGATAAGCCCGCCCGAGAGCGCCAGCGCCACGGCGGCCACCGCCAGCACCTGCACCCTGCGCCGCTTCTTAAGCCCCTTGAGCCCGGCCATGCGCCCTCCTTACGGGAACAACGGGGCCATCATCAGCCCCTCGGTTTCCGGCAACCCCAGCATCAGGTTGGCGTTCTGCACCGCCTGCCCGCTGGAGCCCTTGGTCAGGTTATCGAGGGCGGCAAACACCGTCGCCCGGCCCCGGGCCCGCTCCTGCGCCACGCCCAGATGCACCATGTTGCTGCCCCGGATCGAGCGGGTCGAGGGCACCTGCCCCATCGGCAGCACATGCACGAAAGGTTCGCCCTCATAGGCCGCGACCAGCGCCGCATGAAGCGCCGCAGCCTCGCCCTGCACATAGGCCGCCGAAAGGATGCCCCGGTTTGCCGGGATCAGCGTGGGGGTGAACTGCACCCGCACCTCGCGCCCCGCCGCCCTTGAAAACTCCTGGTCGAACTCGCCCAAGTGCCGATGCTTGCCGCCCGCCGCATAGGGCATCCAGCCCTCGGAGAGCTCGGCATGCAGCAGGTTCTCCTTCAGGCTCCGCCCGGCGCCCGAAACCCCAACCTTCATGTCGAGGATCACCGAGTCCGGATCGATCATCCCGGCCCTGAACAGCGGCAGGAGCGAAAACATACCGGTCGCCGCATTACAGCCCGTCCCGGCCACGAAACGCGCGCCCCGGATCTCGTCGCGGTAAAACTCGGTGAGGCCATAGACCGCCTCTTTCTGAAGCTCCACCGCCTGATGCGGCTGGCCGTACCACTTTTCGTATTCCGCCGGATCGCGCAGCCGGAAGTCGGCCGAAAGATCCACCACTTTCAACCCCTCGGGCAGACCGGGGATCACCTGCTGGCTGGTCACATGCGGCAGCGCGGCAAAACAAAGGTCGATCTGGCCAAAGTCGATCTCGTCGATCGTCACCAGCTTGGGCAGGTCGAGATGGGCCAGATGCGGGAAGACATCGCGCATCTCCATCCCGGCCTTGCGGTCGGCAGCCAGCGCGGCCACCTCCATCCCGGGGTGCGAGGCGATGATCCTGACGAGTTCGGCGCCGGTGTAGCCGGACGCGCCGAGAATGGCGATCTTTGCGGTCATGGGTCTTTCCTTGGTCGTGCGATGTTTAAGCTGAAGTCAGACAGACTGAAATTCAACTCTTGTTCAGGCCGAGACAAACTCGACCCTTCGTCGCAAGAAACGCGTGGCCTGATCCGTCACCTTGCGCGGATCGCCGGTGGTGAGATATTTCGTCTCCTCGCCGGCGCCCAGCTTGTCGGGGTGGCGGGTGAGATAATCGGCAAGGCTGTCGGCCACGATGCTGGCCTGGCTGTACACGCTCACCTCCGGGCCGAGCGCCTCCTGAAAGGCCTCTTCCATGATGGGGTAATGCGTGCAGCCCAGAATGGCGGCCTCGGGGGTGGGCATCTTGCGCTTGAGCGCATCGACATGGCTGTGCACCAGCGCCTCGGCCAGGATCATGTCGCCATCCTCGATGGCATCCACCACCCCGCCGCAGGCCTGCGCCTCGACATCAACGCCAATCGCCCGAAACGCCAGCTCGCGCTGAAAGGCGCGGCTGGCAACCGTGGCAGGCGTGGCAAACAGCGCCACATGCTTCACCGCAACCTCGCGAGGGGGCGAGTTATCGCCCCACTGCCGCTCGGTCAGCGCCTCGATCAGCGGCACGAAGACGCCAAGCACCCGTTTGCCCTCGGGCACCCCGGCCTCCTGCATCCGCCGCAACGCCGCGGCGCTCGCCGTGTTGCAGGCCAGCACGACCAGATCGCAGCCCTCGTTCCACAGCCGCTCCACGGCGGCCCGGGTCAGGTCATGGATGTTGTCGGCGGTACGCACGCCATAGGGGCTGTGGGCATGGTCGCCATAATAGACAAACGCCTGATCGGGCAGCCGTTTCTGCACCGCGTCCAGCACGGTGAGCCCGCCGATCCCTGAGTCGAAAATGCCAACCGCCATGGCAGCTTACGCCTTGTGAAAATCCTCGAATTCCTTGCCGTATTCGCGTGCACGAACCGGCGTGTTCGACAGGCTATACGTTGCCTCGCGCAGGAAATCCATCAGAGCTTTGGGATCGCCCGCGCGACTGTCGATTTCATGCCGCGGGATCGGCTGGCCAATGGCCACATCCACCGGCTCGTCGATGCGGGCGCGGAACTCCTTGATCAGCAGGGCGATCCGGAGGGTCGAATGGATATGGCTGGCCATCTGGAACAACCGGCTGTTGGCCCCCTCGAAGAACACCGGCACCACGGTTGCATTCGACTTGGCGATCATCTTGGCGGTAAAGCGCCGCCAGCCCGGATCGAGCGGGCGCGAGAGCAGGCGCGCCGAGGTGCTCACCGTGCCGCCCGGAAACACCCCGATCGCCCCGCCCTGCCCCAGATAGGCCAGCGACTCCTTGCGGGTGGCGAGGTTGGTGGCCTGGGCCTCGCGGCTGCCATCAAAGTCGATCGGCAGGATGATCCGGTTCAGCTCTTCGGAGCGCTTGAAGACCTGATGCGCCAGAATGCGGAAATCGCCTCGGGTCTGGCTGAGGATATGGCCCATCATCAGCCCGTCGAGGATGCCGTAGGGATGGTTGGCCACCAGCACCAGCGGCCCGGTGGTTGGGATGTTGCCGAGGCTACCCCGCGTGATGCGCAGGCTCAGGCCATAGCGGCGGCGGATCACATCCCAGAAGTCCTCGCCCTGCGCCACGTCGCTCTCGTAGCCATCGGCCCGCTTGATCAGGCCGATCCGCCCGGTGGCGTTTTCCAGCAGCTTCACGAAGGCACGGCCCGGCTTGGAGCGCACCGAGTTGGCATAGGTGATGTCACGGGCGACCTGGTGGCGCTGGTCCATGGGGCGCGTCCTCTTCTTCATGGCGCTCAAATAGGGCGCGGGGGCCGATCTGGGAAGGCTTTATGACGGGTGCGTAAAGCCTGTGTGACACCCTGTTGGAGAGGTTGCGCAGCGGGGGGCCAGCCCCCCGCACCCCCCGGAGATATTTTCAGCAAGAAAATGAACAGGTTATTCCGCAGCCTGGCGCATAGGCGCTTCGGGGTTGCGGAAGACTTGCAGGAGTTCCTCACGCCGTTTGGCCGCCTTTTCGGCGTTGGCGAGCTTTACCGGGCCGAATCCGCGAATGGTGAGCGGGAGTTCGGCCAGCGCCAGCGCCGGGGCGCGGTTGTGGTCGTTCAGGCCGGCGAGGATATCGGCCATGTCGGACTCGTATTGCGCGATCAGGGCGCGTTCGAGCTTGCGTTCATGGGCGAAGCGGAAGGGGTCGAAGAGCGTGCCGCGCAGGGGCTTCATCGCCGCGAGCAGCTTGAAGCCCTGCCGCATCCACGGGCCGAAGGCGCGCTTTTTCGGGCGGCCACCGGGGCCCTTGGTGCCGAAGATCGGCGGGGCGAGGTGGTAGTTGAAGCGCATCTCGCCCTCGAAGACCTCGGCCGCCTTGGCCTCGGTGTCCAGCAGCAGGCGGGCGGTTTCGTATTCGTCCTTGTAGGCCATCAGCTTGTGGTAGCCCTGCGCGATGGCCAGCTTCATCTCGTCATCGGGCGCGCGCGCCACCAGCGCGCGGTAGCGGCGGGCGGTTTCGGCATTGCCCCAGGCTTCGAGGTGGGCGGCGCGATACTCGATCCGCTCGGCGAGGGTCTTCTCATTCGGCGTTTCGGGGGTGAGCAGCGCGGCGGCACCTTCCGGCTCGACCACGGCCCATCGGCCGATCTCGAAGGCCCGGGTGTTGCCCGCCACAGCCTGCCCGTTCAGCTCGATGGCGCGCATCAGCGCCTCATAGCTCACCGGCACCAGCCCGGCCTGCCAAGCGGCGCCGAGGATCATCATGTTGGAATAGATGCTGTCACCCAGTAGGATGCGGGAAAGCGCCTGCGCATCAAACACTTGCAAGCCGTCCTTCAGGCGGGCCTGAAGCGCCAGGACCATCCGGTCATGGGGCAGCTTGAAGTTGATGTCGCGGGTGAAATGGCCGGTGATGATATCGGCCCCGTTCACCACCGCCCCGGTCTGCCCCTCGCGCATCAGCCCCAGCGTCTTGGAGCCTGCCGTGGTGACAAGATCGCCGCCGATGACCGCGTTGGCCTCGCCGGTGCCCACCCGGATCGCGTTGATAAGCTGGGGCTTTTCGGCAATCCGCATATGGATGTGCACCGCGCCGCCCTTCTGCGCCAGCCCGGCCATCTCGATCATGCCCACGCCCTTGCCGTCGATATGCGCGGCCTGGGCGAGCACCGCACCCACGGTGACAACGCCGGTGC of Oceanicola sp. 502str15 contains these proteins:
- the ilvN gene encoding acetolactate synthase small subunit; the encoded protein is MAALKLKKGLSKHSAYDLKDPNAEVIETHTLAVLVENEAGVLARVIGLFSGRGYNIESLTVAEVDHEGHRSRITIVTTGTPGIIEQIKAQLGRLVPVHEVHDLTVEGPAVERELALFMVAGEGEKRVEALRLADIFRANVVDSTLHSFIFEMTGPSEKIDAFADLMRPLGLSEIARTGVVALSRGEKG
- the argC gene encoding N-acetyl-gamma-glutamyl-phosphate reductase — translated: MTAKIAILGASGYTGAELVRIIASHPGMEVAALAADRKAGMEMRDVFPHLAHLDLPKLVTIDEIDFGQIDLCFAALPHVTSQQVIPGLPEGLKVVDLSADFRLRDPAEYEKWYGQPHQAVELQKEAVYGLTEFYRDEIRGARFVAGTGCNAATGMFSLLPLFRAGMIDPDSVILDMKVGVSGAGRSLKENLLHAELSEGWMPYAAGGKHRHLGEFDQEFSRAAGREVRVQFTPTLIPANRGILSAAYVQGEAAALHAALVAAYEGEPFVHVLPMGQVPSTRSIRGSNMVHLGVAQERARGRATVFAALDNLTKGSSGQAVQNANLMLGLPETEGLMMAPLFP
- the murI gene encoding glutamate racemase, which gives rise to MAVGIFDSGIGGLTVLDAVQKRLPDQAFVYYGDHAHSPYGVRTADNIHDLTRAAVERLWNEGCDLVVLACNTASAAALRRMQEAGVPEGKRVLGVFVPLIEALTERQWGDNSPPREVAVKHVALFATPATVASRAFQRELAFRAIGVDVEAQACGGVVDAIEDGDMILAEALVHSHVDALKRKMPTPEAAILGCTHYPIMEEAFQEALGPEVSVYSQASIVADSLADYLTRHPDKLGAGEETKYLTTGDPRKVTDQATRFLRRRVEFVSA
- the ccmE gene encoding cytochrome c maturation protein CcmE is translated as MAGLKGLKKRRRVQVLAVAAVALALSGGLIGYGFKDGINFFRSPSQVMESPPSPNEVFRIGGLVEEGSIVRGEGETVRFSVTDGGAVVPVEFTGILPDLFGEGQGMVGTGSYDGRVFRATEILAKHDETYMPKEVVDALKEQGVYVEPES
- a CDS encoding lysophospholipid acyltransferase family protein, with translation MDQRHQVARDITYANSVRSKPGRAFVKLLENATGRIGLIKRADGYESDVAQGEDFWDVIRRRYGLSLRITRGSLGNIPTTGPLVLVANHPYGILDGLMMGHILSQTRGDFRILAHQVFKRSEELNRIILPIDFDGSREAQATNLATRKESLAYLGQGGAIGVFPGGTVSTSARLLSRPLDPGWRRFTAKMIAKSNATVVPVFFEGANSRLFQMASHIHSTLRIALLIKEFRARIDEPVDVAIGQPIPRHEIDSRAGDPKALMDFLREATYSLSNTPVRAREYGKEFEDFHKA
- the purB gene encoding adenylosuccinate lyase, producing MIPRYSRPEMTAIWEPATKFRIWYEIEAHACDAMANLGVIPRENAEAVWKAKDVEFDVARIDEIEAVTKHDVIAFLTHLAEHVGSEEARFVHQGMTSSDVLDTCLNVQLTRAADILLDDMDGLLEALKKRAMEHKHTVRVGRSHGIHAEPTTMGLTFARFYAEMDRNKARLKAAREEIATGAISGAVGTFANIDPAVEEHVCAKLGLHPEPISTQVIPRDRHAMFFAVLGVIASSIENVAIEIRHMQRTEVLEGAEFFSMGQKGSSAMPHKKNPVLTENLTGLARLVRMAVIPAMENVALWHERDISHSSVERAIGPDATITLDFALKRLTGVIDKMLIFPENMLDNMNKFPGLVMSQRVLLALTQAGVSREDAYAMVQRNALKVWEDRVDFREQLLADADVVAALGEEAINEKFDMGYHTKHVDTIFTRVFG